AACAATGATGCAATGAGGTTGTTGCTTCGGGTTCCCAGATGGCATAGTGTCAGTCAACTGTTTgtgtcctttcttttttttttcttttattgctatggaccctcctgtgtgtctgaaataaagttttaattGAATATCTCCATTCAACTATTTGAGTTTAGGCCTGAGAGTTTCTACAGACTGAAGCTCTCATATAAAGTTTGTGTAGGTATAATTATTTTTCACAATCATCAGAGCAGTGTGGATCCACTCTGTATCTGCATTTAGACACCTCCATAAAGTGTTCATCAGCTGCCTTTTAACACGTCCAACAGTGACGATTATCCTTAAGACTcactctgttctgttctggCTTTGAGTTGATAAGAATGATTACAATGAGTAAATGCATGTGCAACGCTGTTTATGTCATACATCTCCCTCTTTTGTGTATATAATGCAGAAGAAACCAGCAGGAATAAATATTGAGGTGAAATGAGTTGAAATGCATCATTACTTATGAAATTAGGATTAGAGGgcaatgtcacaaaaaaaatttcaaaagaAGGAACAAGCAAAAACCAGCCATGCAGTACCATGATGGACCTGCAACATAATGTGGGTTAAACACCCCTAGCATTAAGAAGTGGTATGTAAACACTTTATACAATTTTTAGAACACACTTTAATGGGATTGCAAGAAGCTATGAGGACATTTTAAGTGTTTACTAGTGTCTTTAACAACTATGATtcagtgctgctgcagcagggTGCCCAAATATGGTCAGCCATAACATGTGCCTGCAAACCAAAAGCTGTtgacaggaaataaaataaaactaacaTAACATCCTGTTCAATGCAAGGTAAGGTAAAGTAACTGTTATTGATGGaagaaatgtcttattttacAACACAAGCCCTTCTACAGCTTTCTTGAGGCTAGATATTATTACTTATATTTTAACATACATACACCTACATTCAGttatttgttttctcatttttaatttaagacCAGTATTTTAAAAGATATTATTGATGTGTTATCATTGCTGGTAAAATGTGTGTTGCCAGTAGAGGAATGAGCCCTTCAGTGAAGAGTGAggtggctcttaaaagagccGTTGTGGTTTGTGGAGCAGCAGACAGTTTAAGCTCGCTCTCCGCGGATGCGACGGGCCAGCTGGATGTCTTTGGGCATGATGGTGACCCTCTTGGCGTGGATGGCGCACAGGTTGGTGTCCTCGAACAGGCCGACCAGGTAAGCCTCACTGGACTCCTGCAGAGCCATGACAGCGGAGCTCTGGAAGCGCAGGTCGGTCTTGAAGTCCTGAGCGATTTCTCTCACCAGGCGCTGGAAGGGCAGCTTGCGGATCAGCAGCTCCGTGGATTTCTGGTAGCGACGGATCTCTCTCAGAGCCACGGTACCGGGCCTGTAACGGTGAGGCTTCTTCACGCCGCCGGTGGCCGGGGCGCTCTTACGGGCAGCCTTGGTGGCCAGCTGCTTCCTGGGGGCTTTGCCTCCGGTAGACTTACGAGCGGTCTGCTTGGTTCTTGCCATgacttcttctttctctgttcAGGAGATGTAGTAGCTCCAATGAAGAGACACGCTGCTcttaaactgtgaaatggtgaCGCTGCTTCAGACCTCCGGCTCCTGATTGGTGAGGGGCTCCTCCTGGAGCTCAGCACCGCCCAGAGGAGCGACCCACCGCCCGAAGCTACGCTGCTGATTGGTGGGAAATCCTTTCAAAGTTACCGCCAACATTCAGAGCGGGCcgccctctgctgctctgctggaaGCCTCTTCTCTGGTTGGTCTGTCAGCAAGTCTCGCTCCAAGGACATATAAAGGAGCTTTCTGCTGGTGGAGCAACACTTTTTATTAGTCTCCACTACTGAAAACATCTCACGATGAGCGGAAGAGGCAAAACCGGCGGAAAGACCAGAGCTAAGGCAAAGACCCGCTCTTCCCGTGCTGGGCTCCAGTTCCCAGTCGGTCGTGTTCACAGGCATCTGCGTAAAGGAAACTATGCGCAGCGTGTGGGTGCCGGCGCCCCCGTCTACCTGGCGGCTGTGCTGGAGTACCTGACCGCTGAGATCCTGGAGTTGGCTGGAAACGCTGCCCGCGACAACAAGAAGACCCGTATCATCCCCCGTCACCTGCAGCTGGCTGTCCGCAACGACGAGGAGCTCAACAAGCTGCTGGGCGGAGTGACCATCGCTCAGGGCGGCGTGCTGCCCAACATCCAGGCTGTTCTGCTGCCCAAGAAGACCGAGAAGGCCGCCAAGTCCAAGTAAAGCTGGAGACTCGCTGACTGCTGGAAACCAGCCCCCAAAaggctcttttaagagccaAACACTCCAAAGATAAAGAGATCTGGTCCTCATGTCTTTATCAAGTAAGGTTACACCACGTCAGATGAAAAGGTTACATTAAACATATGTTTACTAGGCCTATTACCTCATTTTATATGGTAAGTACAATAGACAAAGATCTGATATCGAGAAAGAAATATAGTTTAGTTTAGGATGAAAATTGGCTGTATAATAACACATCCTACCATGACTAATGGAAATATGATAAAAGTGCAagttatgaattttttttctgtaatttaaACAGTTATCATTTTATCACGTTTTTTACTCTATAAGACacataaccttttttttatccCAACAAATGTCAGTAAACTTTGATGTTTAGTGGACGCTCCTGAAGACAAAAACCCACTACCTGTTTATTGAGATTAGATTAGATGTTCATTATTGTGCCGAAAGAGGAATTAATTTTGCTCAGGTCAGTAGCAGACAATACCATAAGTAGagaatgtgtgtttatgtgaatcaattttttttcttttttttctatatacCTCCAAATGAAATACAATTTTTGAATTGAGTTGAAATAAAGGCCGGCTTGGCAATCTTCAGTAAGACTAGCaataacaaaaatgttaataaaatctttaccaacccttccttcctttaatgtttcattttcattttttttcatgctttgtGTGTTCTGCTTTGTGTCCACCCCGTCATGCGCTGGTCCACTCTGTcatcatatttttaaataatttaatcataCTGTGAAATGTCAGTATATATAATCTAGTTTGTGCATTAACTGGCTGCCTAAGAAGACTGATAAGGAGCTCTTGTTCCTCATGTCTCTAATGCACGAAGAACCCTTGGATAATTTAAAATGAACATGAATTATGAGGGTAGTTGCTTGAGACAAAAGCTACGCAGAAGACTTAGTTATAATGGGTATTGATATCAAGCTGAGCACGACAGTACTTGGACGGGAGGATGACCTATGGACACACTCGACACCACTGAGGTAAAGAATGATTAAGTTACATCTAACATAAATTTACAttatatttttgtcatattttctaTAGCACTATAtgaaaaatggggaaaaataGACATGAAAAATGATGACCTCCACAGATGCCACCATTCCCCATGATGGCTTTTTTTGGATTTCTATGCTCTGTTGCATCCAGGATCCTGTACCTTGTGCACAACCTCACAATCAGTATAGCAGGAAGTAGGATATTCATCTCCCACCGCACGTCCTACTTTTATCATGTAACCAAAATTGCACAATTCCTCAAATTTAATTTGAGTATACATTATTCCCTTTCAACTCCATACTATATCTTCCTTTTGAGGATTGTTTTaatgaaagaagagaaaaggagcTGGTGTGGACAAAGTAGAGAAGAGAAAGACATCAAATAATGATAAACTTTAATCGGAGGGGCCCGACAGGAgaaaattgtattatattatcatattttatttttaaattccatTGTTGATCCTCTCTTATATTGTCTGGTCTCttagaaaagaaacaaaaataaaatatcactGAAACCAGAAAGTGATACTTTCATTACATTTCAGATTCACATGTTGTAGTTTTTACTCAACTTAATTTACTTGATAACATCAGTTACTTTGCAAATtcaaattaataaaagaaaaacataatcaacaaatgaatgaGGATGTATTATTGATTTGGACAGAACGTTATTGATTCCAGGgggaaattcacaagctacttaaaagatataatatataaacattgaACATTTAAGTGATTACACATAAATACATCAATTCATTATTCTGAAATTGGCCATTCTGCATGAGTAGGCCTAAATCCATTTGCTTTTGGCACAAATctattttgatgcttttgtacttttacttgtaacagagtatttatacACTGTGGTATagctacttttacttgtagcaggCTACAAGATCGAAAATACTTTTCTCACTACTGGTCAGCACCAACAACTTCAAACTTTAAACTCTGAACTATCAACTTGTgaagtgctgttgttgttttatgaaGCGCATGCACAGTCCTGGTcaggaaacaaccaatcaagaGCGAGCAACAGCACAGTCGGATTTGCATTGAgtggatataaatatataggTCTGTAATCTTAGAGTCATTGTCTGTTATTGGAAGAATTTCAGTCAGTGATCATGCCGGACCCCGTCAAAGCGGCGCCCAAGAAGGGCTCAAAGAAAGCCGTCACCAAGACCGCCAGCAAGACCggcaagaagaggagaaagtccAGGAAGGAGAGCTACGCCATCTACGTGTACAAGGTGATGAAGCAGGTCCACCCAGACACCGGCATCTCCTCCAAAGCCATGGGCATCATGAACTCCTTTGTGGGCGACATCTTTGAGCGCATCGCCGGTGAGGCCTCCCGTCTGGCTAACTACAACAAGCGCTCCACCATCACTTCCAGGGAGATCCAGACCGCTGTCCGCCTGCTGCTGCCCGGTGAGCTGGCAAAGCACGCTGTGTCTGAGGGAACCAAGGCTGTGACCAAATACACCAGCTCCAAGTAAAGCTGCTGCTAAACCAACAACACAAAGGCTCTTTTAAGAGCTACCCACTACAACTAAAGACATGTTCCTGTTCTTAAAGTTTTATAAATAAGTATTTTCAGACCATTCATAACGTATTGGGTGAAACAATATGCTTAATTAAGCAAATGTATGAATTGACAAACTCACAAAATGATCTGTCAGTTAGCATCTGTTCAACATCCCCTTGCAGTTATAAACTATTTTTTTACAGTTCAAAATGCACAGTTTATATGTAGGTCTGTGTCATCATTAACCATCAATATAAATCCTGTATGCTGTATATAGACCTGTATACATCCAAATTACAGGTCTGTGTCTTTACAACACAATCTCTACATTTCTGGAGAACCTCTAGCACTGATACCAGAAATGCTCAACTTCAGAATTGGTTAATAACCCTGAAGTTTAAATCTGTAAATTAAACACctgttggtggtcgttggatgtgTGATATACAGATGACTAAgttacatttaacataaattcACTATAACCTCCTCTATCAAGGTTATGATGTTATGATTTAATTTGGCTCCACATGCAAGTTCATATAGAGACAAATAATTAGTTAAGTTATCCACTtctaactattttttttaaataacagttATGTCATCTGCGTACGCGATGGATGTAGTTTTGGGCATGTGCCCTACCCTTGTACCGGAGATTAAACTGTCTGAGTCGATTTTCTTGATTAAGGGGCTTAAGATGTACAAAGCGGGGCTCAGAGGGCAGCCCTGCTTTACACCTCTCTCCACTTCAAAGGGGTCAGTTAAAACACCATTTACATTTATACAAATATTTCACTTGGTGTACAGGCATTTAACCATTTCAATGAATGTCTCAGGAAAGCCGTATGATTTCATCACGGCCCAGAGGTAGTCTCTGGAGACGTAACCGAAAGCCTTCTTTTGATCAAGGCTGACAATGTAGAAACCTTTTTTGTCTGGTTTGTGTATAATTTCtctaagtatacttagattATCTCACACTAATCAACCTTTCATAGCACAGGTTTCTTctttatctattattttatcTAATATATCATTTAATCTATTCCTAATAATTTTAGCTAATGTTTTGTAGTCGGTATTCATAATAGTTATATGCCTGTAATTATCCAAATCCGAGTCATCTCCTtttttatataacaaacataaaAATCATTGATAAAAGGAATCCCCCATACATCCACCGTTCAGGCCTTCATTAAACATGGAGGTGAGGAGGTTTACCACATCATCAATGTACAACTGGTAAAACTCTGTGGGCAGCCCATCTGGGCCAGGACTTTTACCAGTGTTCATCTGTTGGATggcctccatcacctcctctctcctgatCTCTCCAGTCAGATCAGTGAAGTCTGACGAGCTGTATGTCGGGACTGATTCTAATAAAGTTTTAATACAACCTGCATCAACATCCATATTCTTATATGCGTCAATCCATTGTTCTATGATcacctctcttttctgtttttcacagtGGACAGAATCactgtttttacttttaataagtTTTTGTCCTGATTTAATAGCATGGATTAGATTTCCTCTGTTATCTACATCGGATTGtttataaatacaatataataattcATGATTAAAGTTctctatttgtgtttttatacatGACATAATGTCTTTCGTCggttttagatttttgtttcatgttttaataatatatattcattagtgcatcatattttatattttttgattCAATCAATTATTTTATCTAGTATTTTACAAGTATTTTCCACCACctttaactaaactaaactatcaACTTTAGAAGTGCTGTTGTTGTATGTGGCGCATGCGCAGTCCAGgtcaggaaaacaaccaatcggatgCAAGTAACAGCACAGTAAGATTTGCATCGAGTGTATATAAATTGAGACTCTCTGCTTAATATTATATCAGTAGACTCAAAAGAAATCTGAACTACGAATCATGCCAGAGAAAAGCGCCCAAGACGGGGTGAAGGCGGCCAAGAAGGGCTCAAAGAAAGCCGTCATCAAGACCGCCAGCAAGACCggcaagaagaggagaaagtccAGGAAGGAGAGCTACGCCATCTACGTGTACAAGGTGATGAAGCAGGTCCACCCAGACACCGGCATCTCCTCCAAAGCCATGGGCATCATGAACTCCTTTGTGGGCGACATCTTTGAGCGCATCGCCGGTGAGGCCTCCCGTCTGGCTCATTACAACAAGCGCTCCACCATCACTTCCAGGGAGATCCAGACCGCTGTCCGCCTGCTGCTGCCCGGTGAGCTGGCAAAGCACGCCGTGTCCGAGGGAACCAAGGCTGTGACCAAGTACACCAGCTCCAAGTAAAGCTGCTGCTAAACCAACAACACAAaggctcttttaagagccaccCACTACAACTAAAGACATGTTCCTGTTTTTACTTCGCcatttattgttggtcattgctCATCAATgcatgtgtgattttttttttttttttttttttttttttaaaaagcattacATTCAAAGTCATCTCCCAAACCTCATACTGGCCATGCAACACATTTATTGCAAAGGagtaaaattgcataaaaatgATTTGTCACTTTCTGTGTAAACGGTCAAAAATGTActgatatattataaataaataaataaattctccTTTTTAACTTCCAACCTGTGTTTTTAAATATGTGCAGATGTTACCTTTGTTGCTGTGTTTGACACTTTATTCTCACAAATAAAGTATTTTATCTGCAGATGAAAATTAGCACCACGCTTTGTATCCTGTCTGTCATTTACATGTGGAAGTGACTGTGCATTTGGTTCTGATCTCACATTGGTTTCCAGTCATGTGACATTGGCCAGCTAGATATGTCAGGGTGGTTTGGCCCaaacattatatacacagtGGACATAGTGGAAGTGATGcagtaataatattattttatcattattttatgggtattattaaagaaattagaaatctgtgggggggggggggggtgactcATGAAACCACAGTAGAGCTTTGAACACTGGACACCCAGAACGAGACAGAGTGAGTCTTAAAGATAATTGAtatgttaaagtggcagtacagtacatttttggcatcattgggcaaaagcatattttaattcaagtgttctgagagaaaactagacttctgctcctcctcatggctctgttttcaggctttagaaaatctaaaaCTTCCTTTCACAGATTTCACATTGGCTGCCATgtcacaaactctcattttacagcttaacagtgcactacaagatgattctgaaagcatttgaggagagaaataggctttaacgtaacataatattgattcatatttgatcagcgctgcctagtttgaccgtttggtcggagttcacgaaagattgacagccggctctcatagacggcagctggacagcagacctcagatcagctctgacagcttgtttttttcaggttacctgctTCGTGTTCTACTGTCAgtatatagcgaccgttttataaaaattacttttttgaatcatatttgctccaatctcgccttcTTCAGCTTTAAAAGGAAGCTGATGAACACTTTATGGAGACTCTATAGGCCTGTTCTCGTAGCTTCTCTTAGATTAATTgcaaaatgtataatataactataatatatatatatgatctaTAATatgtcttaataataataacacaaaatacTAAACCACATACAAAACCACACTATGTAAATGTTTTCCCCACTTCATGATTAATTacaagataaataaagataataaataaataaaaacaatgaaagagATGAGAAAACAAATATCAAATGAACTAGTACAACATACAGAATAGCTTATGACAATATCTGCTGATTTCTCTACATGGAGTCACATCATGATTGTTCTTGAAACTGTACTTTGGTACAATTTTAAAGTACTTTCTTGAGTACAAAACGTTTCACTTTCGCTTTTCTATAAGCAACAAGTCTTACAGGAGACATGCTGTCCCGGATTCATGGTGTTGATCAGTAGGTGGCGCTGATGCACCAAAGAGTTTAATCATCAACCTTCATGAAAAtccaaagaagaagagaagctcCGCCTCTGTCTTCTATCACGTCCTCAGACAGGATTTAAATAGCTGTGAAGCAGCAGACCAGAGTTTACTGTTGAGTAGAAAGACATTGATCAGCAACGATGAGTGGAAGAGGCAAAGGAGGAAAAGGACTCGGTAAAGGAGGCGCAAAGCGTCACCGTAAAGTCCTCCGTGATAACATCCAGGGAATCACCAAGCCCGCTATCCGCCGTCTGGCTCGCCGTGGTGGAGTGAAGCGTATCTCCGGTCTGATCTACGAGGAGACCCGCGGTGTGTTGAAGGTGTTCCTGGAGAATGTGATCCGTGATGCCGTCACCTACACCGAGCACGCCAAGAGGAAGACCGTGACCGCCATGGATGTGGTGTATGCTCTGAAGAGACAGGGACGCACTCTGTACGGCTTCGGTGGATAAACACACTCTGTTGCTTTATGAACACTAAAGGCCCTTTTAAGGGCCACCCACTTACTCAACATAAAGAGCTGAATTTCTGTTATAATACTACAGACAACCTACCGTTTGCATATAAATCAGTGTTAAAATTATCATAATacatattttgtgtgtgtatgtacaagAGGAGAATGTCTATATGTAATGGAACAAGAACAAAAAGGCTGGCAGTGTTGATCCTGGGAGGCAAATTATGTATTGCTAAAAGTCTGCTAGATTTGATTGTTGGGATTTCAAGTCAGTTATAGCTAGTAGGGACACTGGGTTGTGGTGGCAGTTTTATTGAGCACAATGAGAGAGATAGACAGATGGATGCTGCAACTCAACACTGATTCAAAAGTCTTAAAAGGTTAGTTGATGAACTAATGAGGACGACTGACTGTTCTCTGTGATTTAGATTAAGTGGAAAATGACTTCCCTTCTCTTTTGTACTGTACacattatgtttatttaaaGAGTTAATTTTCCACAAAATTATCTAAAAAACCCAACCTTGAAATATTTTGATCAGGTGATGAAAACTTACAGAATACTccatataaatatagaataaatacTAAGGGGTAGATATTAATATACCAGataaactgggggaaaagtgtgtttggtggattatgtcTCTGTTGTtgcaatgctaattggcattgtattttacatcgctggaaagcctgtttatttaccttcacaacgATGTCCAATTTGTAAGGACCATGtgtttgtgggatgagcaggacagctgattatgtgggtagcggcTGTTGGAGAAATTATTTAATAAACAGTCTCTGGTCATTCAGTTGAGAAGCAATTACTATTTATTAAGCAAATGCATTTGGGTCCATACAGCAGACAAGTCAGTGTACAAAGACAGAGAGCTCCCTCACTACatcattctttataatcttgGTTCAGCCGTGCCTCCCCTTTGTGACCCAAACCGTATCTTGTTTTAGCCTCCACTCCCCTTTGTGACCCCACACCTTCCGCCCTGCCTCTAAGTGGAAGATTCATTAAAAGAGTTACTGTTGATTATGTTTTGAAAGAGTGCGGATGTGAATATGATAACAAATATATCTAAACTAGGACAGTCTCTACTTTCCCAAAACATTCGGATAAATCGGAGTACACAAATGCTTATACAAAGGGAAATGGTATTTTCTCTCACACGGCCaagaaatatttgccaaaatgctcttttttcccccagtttatgtacagtatgagcaGTATTTACAATGTGTAATAatgctaaatgctaaaatgcacagtaagaaaaatataaatatatgcagcTCATACTACTACTTCTGAGTTTTCCAGTAGTGCAATTTCATGTATTCAATGATTTGAAGATTAACAAgaatgaaataaaagaatagGCCCATACGTCCAGTGTTTCTTTAAGTTGAAAATACTAtataaatagtgcaaagaaataaataccaaATGGATGATCATGcacagtatgtacatgtattgtaaaaaaaaaaaattgatggGACCAAGTTGATAGTGGACAACTGACAGGGACCATATTTTGTAGCACAAACATAAACTGTATACTGCAATAACAGTAAAGTAAGTGTTACCCACAAACTGAatgaaatcacatttttttccatCAAGGTGCCAGATACATTTATTACACTGTAAGCACAGTCATGGATGAACATCGGCTTTGTTGTATACTGCTATCCTGACTGTCTTATGCTCGTACTGGGCTGACTTCCGGTTACAGAAGAACAACTATTAAAGTAACTAAATATAACTAACTAAATATAAAGTAATTCAGTGCACAATATAACACTGGCTAAGTATGTCATGAAACTAACATTACCAAAACACAATGGCAACTGTGCAGCCTCTAATACACACTCTGTTAAAGACTTATTATATCAACATGTGATCATAGATGACTGATTATATCAACCACTGATAGCGAGCTAGACAGGTAGGtttgcagagctgaggtgtatGTCTCCTACACATCCTGAATTTATACATTAAATACAAggtactaggagatattgggtttgggggtccttTACATCATTTTCgaccattattattaccagttaaattattatttttattatttatcacagccttcatcagaacatttaattcttctagAAATGTTGTCCTGTAAAATAATATTCTAccaatcagaaataaaaagttATCACAGAATAAATGGATGTGAACACTGTATTGATAAATGACAGCACCCTCATTCAGTTAGTCCTCATTTTCAACCTCAGCAGAATACATAGAATACCTCTAGTTTGACACTTAATGACGTTGTCTAATATTCAGCACTGATATAAGTGTTACTGTAACATTTAAAgccacttattttatttatcagtgTGTTTGATCATTAATAGTAGAACTATTAACTATTTATATTAAAATCAGTCCTCAGCAGAGGACATGTTCACAGTCACAGCGAGCAGCTCTGATAGGAAGTCTGGCTAAACTGCACCATAAGCCTCGGCCATCATCAGTGTGTTTGCTGCTCCCTCAATAACTGCACTTTATTAATCACTCATCAACAGCAGATGGTTGTTTTTACATTGAGTACCTGAACAAACATGTGGACCAGTTGGAAAACGTCTTTTGATGGAGCTCTGAtgcattttaaatcattttaggagagaaatgagagagaaaagCCGCTGAGCAGTGCTGGCCACGGCGGTGATAGGTGAGGTTTGGAGGCTCCCCAAACAAGATGCAGAGAGTATCAGAGCTCTACATGACTTGAATATGAAGAGACACAAGTCCGCTATCGGCTACTTTCACTGTCAGCCTTCAGCACTTCTCCCACATGATGTTTTGAGTGTTTTATCAGTGAAGAGAAAACACAAGTGGCACGGCTTTCAGATGCTCAGAGGAGCCACGGGCTGGGTTGAGTCTCCACGGTTCTCATGGTGTGTTTAAGTGCAGCCTCCTGCTCCGAGCTCTTCAACAGTCCAGTCTCACTCTCGTGTTGTCGTGAAGAGGAACTAAACTTCAGGAGGAAATGGCAGAAGTAGCTCCAGTTCAAGCCGCCCCGGCGGCCAAAGCAGCCAAGAAGAAGGTCTCCAAACCGAAGAAGACTGGCCCCAGCGTCAGAGACCTCATCGTTAAAGCTGTGGCCGCATCCAAGGAGCGGAGCGGCGTGTCTCTGGCCGCCGTCAAGAAGGCTCTGGTTGCCGGAGGCTACGATGTGGACAAGAACAAGGCCCGCGTCAAGACCGCCATCAAGACCCTGGTGGCTAATGGGACTCTGGACCAGCTCAAGGGGACCGGGGCCTCCGGCTCCTTCAAGATCAGCAAGCAGGCTGCAGAGAAGCCGGCAAAGAAAGCCGCTCCTAAAGCCAAGAAGCCCGCAGCC
The nucleotide sequence above comes from Sebastes fasciatus isolate fSebFas1 chromosome 4, fSebFas1.pri, whole genome shotgun sequence. Encoded proteins:
- the LOC141767060 gene encoding histone H3, which translates into the protein MARTKQTARKSTGGKAPRKQLATKAARKSAPATGGVKKPHRYRPGTVALREIRRYQKSTELLIRKLPFQRLVREIAQDFKTDLRFQSSAVMALQESSEAYLVGLFEDTNLCAIHAKRVTIMPKDIQLARRIRGERA
- the LOC141765828 gene encoding histone H2A-like, with the protein product MSGRGKTGGKTRAKAKTRSSRAGLQFPVGRVHRHLRKGNYAQRVGAGAPVYLAAVLEYLTAEILELAGNAARDNKKTRIIPRHLQLAVRNDEELNKLLGGVTIAQGGVLPNIQAVLLPKKTEKAAKSK
- the LOC141767061 gene encoding histone H2B 1/2-like — protein: MPDPVKAAPKKGSKKAVTKTASKTGKKRRKSRKESYAIYVYKVMKQVHPDTGISSKAMGIMNSFVGDIFERIAGEASRLANYNKRSTITSREIQTAVRLLLPGELAKHAVSEGTKAVTKYTSSK
- the LOC141765829 gene encoding histone H2B-like; protein product: MPEKSAQDGVKAAKKGSKKAVIKTASKTGKKRRKSRKESYAIYVYKVMKQVHPDTGISSKAMGIMNSFVGDIFERIAGEASRLAHYNKRSTITSREIQTAVRLLLPGELAKHAVSEGTKAVTKYTSSK
- the LOC141765834 gene encoding histone H4, which codes for MSGRGKGGKGLGKGGAKRHRKVLRDNIQGITKPAIRRLARRGGVKRISGLIYEETRGVLKVFLENVIRDAVTYTEHAKRKTVTAMDVVYALKRQGRTLYGFGG
- the LOC141765822 gene encoding histone H1-like, whose amino-acid sequence is MAEVAPVQAAPAAKAAKKKVSKPKKTGPSVRDLIVKAVAASKERSGVSLAAVKKALVAGGYDVDKNKARVKTAIKTLVANGTLDQLKGTGASGSFKISKQAAEKPAKKAAPKAKKPAAKKPAAAKKPKTVKKPVAAKKSPKKAKKPAAAKKAVKSPKKPAKSPKKATKALKVTKSPKKVVKKAAAVKKAPAKKVAKPKAKKAAPKKK